A single genomic interval of Hippoglossus stenolepis isolate QCI-W04-F060 chromosome 24, HSTE1.2, whole genome shotgun sequence harbors:
- the LOC118103447 gene encoding N-chimaerin, with amino-acid sequence MALNVFDHDEYRPPVWKSYLYQLQQEAPHPRRLTCTCEVDNRPKYYGREYHGMISREEADQSLSQAEGSYLIRESQRQPGTYTLALRFGNQTRNFRLYHDGKHFVGEKRFESIHDLVTDGLITLYIETKAAEYIAKMTINPIYEHVGYTTLNQEPTLKKHLPLSPERPDGPAPAKDDCNAEERLTSLVRRATLRESDLAPKYEKVHNFKVHTFRGPHWCEYCANFMWGLIAQGVKCADCGLNVHKQCSKVVPNDCQPDLRHVKKVYSCDLTTLVKAHNAKRPMVVDMCIQEIEARGLQSEGLYRISGFSELIEDVKLAFDRDGEKADISSNAYEDINIITGALKLYFRELPIPLITYDAYPHFIETAKISDPEKRLESLNESLKLLPPAHCESLRYLMGHLKRVTQCEKDNLMPSENLGIVFGPTLMRAPDLDAMTALNDIRYQRLVVEMLITNEDVLF; translated from the exons ATCATGACGAATACCGGCCACCGGTGTGGAAGTCTTACT TGTACCAGCTCCAGCAGGAGGCGCCTCACCCACGCAGACTCACCTGCACCTGTGAG GTGGACAACCGGCCTAAATACTATGGGAGAGA GTACCACGGGATGATCTCGAGAGAAGAGGCCGACCAGTCGCTGAGTCAGGCCGAAGGCAGCTACCTCAtcagagagagtcagagacagCCTGGCACATACACACTGGCTctaag GTTCGGGAACCAGACGAGAAACTTCCGTCTCTACCACGACGGGAAACACTTTGTCGGAGAGAAGAGGTTCGAGTCCATCCACGACCTGGTCACGGACGGCCTGATCACGCTCTACATTGAGACAAAG GCAGCGGAGTACATCGCCAAGATGACCATAAACCCCATCTATGAACACGTGGGCTACACCACCCTGAACCAGGAGCCCACCCTGAAGAAACATCTGCCACTCAGCCCAGAGCGCCCTGACGGACCTGCTCCGGCCAAAGATGACTGCAATGCAGAGGAGAGG CTCACATCGCTGGTGCGGCGGGCGACCCTGAGGGAGAGCGACTTGGCGCCCAAGTACGAGAAGGTCCACAACTTCAAG GTTCACACTTTCAGGGGCCCCCACTGGTGCGAGTACTGTGCCAACTTCATGTGGGGTCTCATCGCTCAGGGAGTGAAGTGTGCAG ACTGCGGGTTGAATGTCCATAAGCAGTGCTCCAAAGTCGTGCCCAACGACTGTCAGCCGGACCTGCGGCACGTCAAGAAGGTGTACAGCTGCGACCTGACCACGCTGGTCAAAGCCCACAACGCCAAGAGACCCATGGTGGTCGATATGTGCATACAGGAAATCGAGGCCAGAG GTCTGCAGTCAGAGGGGTTGTACAGAATATCAGGCTTCAGTGAGCTGATTGAAGATGTCAAGCTGGCTTTTGACAGAG ACGGAGAGAAGGCGGACATTTCCTCAAATGCTTACGAGGACATCAACATCATCACTGGAGCCCTCAAACTCTACTTCAGAGAGCTGCCTATCCCCCTCATCACTTATGATGCTTACCCACACTTCATAGAAACAGCAA AGATTTCGGACCCAGAAAAACGGCTGGAGTCTCTCAACGAGTCCTTGAAGCTGCTGCCGCCTGCTCACTGCGAGTCACTGCGATACCTCATGGGTCACCTCAAGAG gGTGACCCAGTGCGAGAAGGACAACCTCATGCCCAGCGAGAACCTGGGCATCGTCTTCGGCCCGACGCTCATGAGGGCCCCCGACTTGGACGCCATGACGGCGCTCAACGACATCCGATACCAGAGACTAGTGGTGGAAATGCTCATTACCAATGAAGACGTGCTGTtctga